In a genomic window of Streptomyces sp. NBC_01231:
- a CDS encoding 5-oxoprolinase/urea amidolyase family protein, translating to MTFDTLLVANRGEIAVRIIRTARELGLRTVAVYSDPDRRAPHVRLADEAVRLGPAPAKESYLDADLVLRAAKDTGAGAIHPGYGFLSEDASFARRCEDAGIVFVGPTPEQLELFGAKHTARAAAEAAGVPLAPGTGLLGSLDEALDRAAVIGYPVMLKATGGGGGIGMSACRSADELVDAWERVQRVAAASFSSAGVFLERLVEHARHVEVQVFGDGDGRVVTFGDRDCSLQRRNQKVLEEAPAPGLPAHTRERLAVSARDLCASIGYRSAGTVEFVYDDAREEAYFLEVNTRLQVEHPVTEEIYGVDLVAWMLRLARGEKDVVRDPGTPRGHAVEARLYAEDPSREHRPGAGLLTRVEFPPGVRVDSWVETGTEVTTSYDPMLAKVIAYGPDRAHALRRLDEALARTRVDGIETNLGLVRAALTDRDFRAATHSTATLTGVSDPTPRIEVVSGGTLTTVQDWPGRTGYWQVGVPPCGPMDDRSFRLGNRALGNDESAPGLECTLQGPVLRFTHPTTVCVTGVPAAVTVDGTAVAPWEPLTVPAGAVLEVGAPLEHGLRTYVLFAGGLDVPAFLGSASTFTLGRFGGHGGRALRTGDVLHGGTVTAGAGPAAGAGPVPLDDRPDFTAVWHVGAVEGPHAAPEFFTEDDIHDFYAADWKVHFNSARTGVRLVGPKPRWARTDGGEAGLHPSNIHDTPYSVGAVDYTGDMPVLLGPDGPSLGGFVCPATVLSTERWKLGQLRPGDTVRFVPVDVSGGPRTPIVDGGILARDGDVTYRRSGDDNLLVEFGPMQLDLALRMRVHALMESVAAHGPEGITDLTPGIRSLQIQADPRRLAQHELLSAVREITASLPPSDELVVPSRTVHLPLSWDDPATREAIARYMAGVRDDAPWCPWNIEFIRRVNGLGSVDDVYRTVFDAEYLVLGLGDVYLGAPVATPLDPRHRLVTTKYNPARTWTAENSVGIGGAYLCVYGMEGPGGYQFVGRTTQVWSGWQQRGAFEPGSPWLLRFFDRIKWYPVDADELVDLRADITSGRFVPRIEEGTFSLAEYQAFLAENAGSIAAFRSRQQTAFAAERDAWEAAGEFTRAQAAAAPAPPPAEVTVPPGGRLVEAEFAASVWQLNVEPGDEVSAGQPLLALEAMKMESRVHAPMDGVVAQVLARTGDQVEAGTALVVLAPAAN from the coding sequence ATGACCTTCGACACGCTGCTGGTCGCCAACCGGGGAGAGATAGCGGTCCGGATCATCCGCACGGCCCGTGAACTCGGCCTGCGCACGGTCGCCGTGTACTCCGACCCGGACCGCCGCGCACCCCATGTCCGGCTCGCCGACGAGGCCGTACGGCTCGGCCCGGCGCCCGCGAAGGAGTCGTACCTCGACGCCGACCTGGTGCTGCGGGCCGCGAAGGACACCGGCGCGGGCGCGATCCACCCCGGCTACGGATTCCTGTCCGAGGACGCGTCCTTCGCGCGCCGCTGCGAGGACGCCGGGATCGTGTTCGTCGGCCCGACGCCGGAGCAGCTGGAGCTGTTCGGCGCCAAACACACGGCCCGGGCCGCCGCCGAGGCCGCCGGGGTGCCGCTCGCTCCCGGCACGGGGCTCCTTGGCTCGCTCGACGAGGCCCTCGACCGGGCCGCGGTCATCGGCTACCCCGTCATGCTCAAGGCGACCGGCGGGGGCGGCGGTATCGGTATGTCGGCCTGTCGATCCGCCGACGAACTCGTCGACGCCTGGGAGCGGGTGCAGCGCGTCGCCGCCGCCTCCTTCTCGTCCGCCGGAGTCTTCCTCGAGCGCCTGGTCGAGCACGCCCGTCATGTCGAGGTGCAGGTCTTCGGCGACGGCGACGGCCGGGTGGTCACCTTCGGCGACCGTGACTGCTCCCTCCAGCGTCGCAACCAGAAGGTCCTGGAGGAGGCCCCGGCCCCAGGGCTGCCTGCGCACACCCGTGAACGGCTCGCCGTATCCGCGCGCGACCTGTGCGCGTCGATCGGCTACCGCTCCGCCGGAACCGTCGAGTTCGTCTACGACGACGCCCGCGAGGAGGCGTACTTCCTGGAGGTCAACACCCGCCTCCAGGTCGAGCACCCGGTCACCGAGGAGATCTACGGCGTCGACCTGGTCGCCTGGATGCTCCGCCTGGCACGCGGCGAGAAGGACGTCGTGCGCGATCCGGGCACACCCCGCGGCCACGCCGTCGAGGCCCGCCTCTACGCCGAGGACCCCTCCCGTGAACACCGTCCCGGGGCGGGCCTGTTGACCCGGGTGGAGTTCCCGCCGGGCGTCCGCGTCGACAGCTGGGTGGAGACGGGCACCGAGGTGACCACGTCGTACGACCCGATGCTCGCGAAGGTCATCGCGTACGGCCCCGACCGGGCGCACGCGTTGCGGCGGCTGGACGAGGCACTGGCCCGCACCCGCGTCGACGGCATCGAGACGAACCTGGGCCTGGTGCGGGCGGCGCTCACGGACCGGGACTTCCGCGCCGCCACCCACTCCACGGCGACCCTGACCGGGGTGAGCGACCCGACCCCGCGCATCGAGGTCGTCTCCGGCGGCACCCTCACCACCGTGCAGGACTGGCCCGGCCGCACCGGGTACTGGCAGGTCGGCGTTCCACCGTGCGGCCCTATGGACGACCGGTCCTTCCGGCTCGGCAACCGGGCACTCGGCAACGACGAGAGCGCGCCGGGACTCGAATGCACCCTCCAGGGACCGGTGTTGAGGTTCACGCACCCCACCACCGTGTGTGTGACGGGTGTGCCCGCCGCGGTCACCGTGGACGGTACGGCGGTCGCGCCGTGGGAGCCGCTGACGGTGCCCGCGGGGGCGGTGCTCGAGGTAGGCGCGCCCCTTGAGCACGGCCTGCGGACGTATGTGCTGTTCGCCGGGGGCCTGGACGTACCCGCCTTCCTCGGCAGCGCGAGCACCTTCACCCTGGGCCGCTTCGGCGGACACGGCGGCCGCGCACTGCGCACGGGCGACGTCCTGCACGGCGGGACGGTGACCGCGGGCGCCGGCCCGGCGGCCGGGGCCGGCCCCGTGCCGCTCGACGACCGACCGGACTTCACCGCCGTATGGCACGTCGGCGCCGTCGAAGGCCCGCACGCCGCACCGGAGTTCTTCACCGAGGACGACATCCACGACTTCTACGCCGCCGACTGGAAGGTCCACTTCAACTCGGCCCGCACCGGTGTCCGCCTGGTCGGCCCGAAGCCGCGCTGGGCCCGCACCGACGGCGGCGAGGCGGGCCTGCACCCGTCCAACATCCACGACACCCCGTACTCCGTCGGTGCCGTCGACTACACGGGCGACATGCCGGTGCTGCTCGGCCCGGACGGCCCGTCGCTCGGCGGCTTCGTCTGCCCGGCGACGGTGCTCAGCACCGAGCGCTGGAAGCTGGGCCAGCTGCGCCCAGGCGACACGGTGCGCTTCGTGCCGGTTGACGTGTCGGGCGGACCCCGCACGCCCATCGTGGACGGCGGCATCCTGGCCCGGGACGGCGATGTGACCTACCGCCGCAGCGGCGACGACAACCTGCTCGTCGAGTTCGGCCCGATGCAGCTCGACCTGGCCCTGCGGATGCGCGTCCACGCGCTGATGGAGAGCGTGGCCGCGCACGGCCCGGAGGGGATCACCGACCTCACCCCGGGCATCCGCTCACTCCAGATCCAGGCCGACCCACGGCGCCTCGCACAGCACGAACTCCTGTCCGCGGTACGGGAGATCACCGCGTCCCTCCCCCCGAGCGACGAACTCGTCGTCCCTTCCCGCACGGTCCACCTCCCCCTCTCCTGGGACGACCCGGCGACCCGCGAGGCGATCGCCCGCTACATGGCGGGCGTCCGCGACGACGCGCCCTGGTGCCCGTGGAACATCGAGTTCATCCGCCGCGTGAACGGCCTGGGGTCGGTGGACGACGTGTACCGCACGGTCTTCGACGCCGAGTACCTCGTGCTGGGCCTGGGCGACGTCTATCTGGGCGCCCCCGTGGCCACCCCGCTGGATCCCCGCCACCGTCTGGTGACGACCAAGTACAACCCGGCACGCACCTGGACGGCGGAGAACTCCGTCGGCATCGGCGGGGCATATCTGTGCGTCTACGGCATGGAGGGCCCCGGCGGCTACCAGTTCGTGGGCCGCACGACCCAGGTGTGGTCGGGCTGGCAGCAGCGCGGCGCGTTCGAGCCGGGTTCGCCCTGGCTGCTGCGCTTCTTCGACCGGATCAAGTGGTATCCGGTCGACGCGGACGAGCTGGTCGACCTGCGCGCCGACATCACCTCCGGCCGGTTCGTGCCCCGCATCGAGGAGGGCACGTTCTCGCTGGCCGAGTACCAGGCCTTCCTGGCCGAGAACGCCGGGTCCATCGCCGCGTTCAGGTCCCGGCAGCAGACCGCCTTCGCCGCGGAGCGGGACGCGTGGGAGGCGGCGGGCGAGTTCACCCGGGCGCAGGCGGCCGCCGCACCGGCCCCTCCCCCGGCCGAGGTCACCGTCCCGCCCGGCGGGCGCCTCGTGGAGGCCGAGTTCGCCGCCTCCGTCTGGCAGCTGAACGTCGAGCCCGGCGACGAGGTGTCGGCAGGTCAGCCGCTGCTCGCCCTGGAGGCGATGAAGATGGAGTCCCGGGTGCACGCGCCGATGGACGGCGTGGTGGCTCAGGTCCTGGCCAGGACCGGGGACCAGGTGGAGGCGGGGACGGCACTGGTCGTCCTGGCCCCGGCCGCGAACTGA
- a CDS encoding urea carboxylase-associated family protein: MSTRPDLKARTTVVAARAAWSSVVRAGETLTITDLHGNQAVDFLVYDAHDTSVRYSAPDTIHAQGGIFLTTGSMLMSNEHTPLMTVTDDQVGRHDTVGGACSKESNTLRYGHHTWSQHACVDNFLAEGARYGLGKRDLVSNINWYMNVPVEKDGTLGIVDGISAPGLTLTLRAERDVLVLVSNCPQINNPCNGFEPTAVEMTITEAGAA; this comes from the coding sequence ATGAGCACGCGCCCGGACCTGAAAGCACGCACCACCGTCGTCGCGGCCCGCGCCGCCTGGTCGTCCGTCGTCCGTGCCGGCGAGACGCTCACCATCACCGACCTGCACGGCAACCAGGCCGTCGACTTCCTCGTCTACGACGCCCACGACACGTCGGTCCGCTACAGCGCGCCCGACACGATCCACGCGCAGGGCGGCATCTTCCTGACCACGGGCAGCATGCTGATGTCCAACGAACACACCCCGCTGATGACGGTGACCGACGACCAGGTGGGCCGCCACGACACGGTCGGCGGCGCCTGCTCCAAGGAGTCGAACACCCTGCGCTACGGCCATCACACCTGGTCGCAGCACGCGTGCGTGGACAACTTCCTCGCCGAGGGCGCCAGGTACGGGCTCGGCAAGCGCGACCTCGTCTCCAACATCAACTGGTACATGAACGTGCCGGTCGAGAAGGACGGCACGCTCGGCATCGTGGACGGCATCTCGGCGCCGGGACTGACCCTGACCCTGCGCGCCGAACGCGATGTCCTGGTGCTGGTCTCCAACTGCCCCCAGATCAACAACCCCTGCAACGGCTTCGAGCCGACGGCGGTGGAGATGACGATCACCGAGGCGGGGGCGGCATGA
- a CDS encoding urea carboxylase-associated family protein, with translation MATTTTYGARAHARAQEGTRSEAMPVVPAGDWPAPPCEAGHLVWAETVAGGNYTHRVLARGTELRLTDLRGDACAHLLLYAADRPWERLNVADTVKVQWNAYLGQGQLLLSDQGRVLASVIADTSGRHDALCGTSTLVRNTERYGDGTPQSPSPAGRELFKLAAAKNGLEPRDLPPSLSFFQGVEVREDGVLDFTGSAGPGGSVTLRAEQDVTVLIANVPHPTDPRPEYVSTPLEVLAWRAEPTGPGDPLWDAGPEGRRAFLNTTEFLAARGLA, from the coding sequence ATGGCGACAACGACCACTTACGGAGCCCGCGCCCATGCGCGTGCCCAGGAGGGCACCCGCAGCGAGGCGATGCCCGTCGTCCCGGCCGGGGACTGGCCGGCCCCGCCCTGCGAGGCCGGCCACCTGGTGTGGGCCGAGACCGTCGCAGGCGGCAACTACACGCACCGGGTCCTGGCCCGCGGCACCGAGCTGCGCCTGACCGACCTGCGCGGCGACGCCTGCGCCCACCTGCTCCTGTACGCCGCCGACCGGCCCTGGGAGCGGCTGAACGTCGCCGACACGGTGAAGGTCCAGTGGAACGCGTACCTGGGCCAGGGTCAGTTGCTGCTGTCCGACCAGGGCCGGGTCCTCGCCTCGGTGATCGCCGACACCTCCGGCCGGCACGACGCGCTGTGCGGCACCTCCACGCTCGTCCGCAACACCGAGCGGTACGGCGACGGCACCCCGCAGAGCCCCTCCCCCGCGGGCCGCGAGCTGTTCAAGCTGGCGGCCGCGAAGAACGGCCTTGAGCCGCGCGACCTGCCACCGTCGCTCTCCTTCTTCCAGGGCGTGGAGGTACGCGAGGACGGCGTCCTCGACTTCACCGGCTCCGCGGGCCCCGGCGGCAGCGTGACGCTGCGCGCCGAGCAGGACGTCACCGTACTGATCGCGAACGTGCCGCACCCGACCGATCCGCGCCCCGAGTACGTCAGCACCCCGCTGGAGGTGCTCGCCTGGCGCGCCGAGCCGACCGGACCGGGCGACCCCCTGTGGGACGCCGGCCCCGAGGGCCGCCGCGCCTTCCTCAACACCACCGAATTCCTCGCCGCGAGGGGGCTCGCATGA
- a CDS encoding ATP/GTP-binding protein codes for MDFKNSDTLTGPRAEDHLPHTAQAAVKIVIVGGFGVGKTTMVGSVSEIKPLTTEETMTQAGVGVDDNYGSETKTATTVAMDFGRISISEQLVLYLFGTPGQERFWFLWNGLFEGALGAVVLIDTRRLEISFDVMGRLEERGVPFVVAVNTFPDGPRYPMDQLRTALDLSEDIPIVECDARRRASSRDTLLTLMRFLHSLAMSGALK; via the coding sequence ATGGACTTCAAAAACTCTGACACCCTCACAGGTCCACGAGCGGAGGACCACCTCCCGCACACCGCGCAGGCGGCGGTGAAGATCGTCATCGTGGGTGGCTTCGGGGTCGGCAAGACCACCATGGTCGGCTCGGTCAGCGAGATCAAACCGCTGACCACCGAGGAGACCATGACACAGGCCGGCGTCGGCGTCGACGACAACTACGGCTCCGAGACCAAGACGGCCACCACGGTGGCGATGGACTTCGGCCGCATCAGCATCAGCGAACAGCTCGTGCTGTACCTCTTCGGCACCCCCGGGCAGGAACGCTTCTGGTTCCTGTGGAACGGCCTGTTCGAGGGGGCGCTGGGCGCGGTCGTGCTGATCGACACCCGTCGGCTCGAGATCAGCTTCGACGTCATGGGACGCCTGGAGGAACGCGGTGTGCCGTTCGTGGTCGCCGTCAACACCTTCCCGGACGGGCCCCGTTACCCCATGGACCAACTGCGCACCGCGCTCGACCTGAGCGAGGACATCCCCATCGTCGAGTGCGACGCGCGCCGCCGCGCCTCCAGCCGGGACACCCTGCTGACCCTCATGCGTTTCCTGCACTCCCTCGCGATGTCGGGCGCGCTGAAGTGA
- a CDS encoding ATP-binding protein — protein MVSVQTPPGRRELPYARVLLLPAIAMAAATGGAVALVTAPARTAVGWCGAVATLLVIATAAEAIRRGRTLRARSADQARHSAYLEQRVAAHDEEMTRLAKEILPTALELLRGGNSPGEVIGHLGDYEPAWRELREAQLSLLKKLLTVVDTEDVMRDAAQRSFVNIARRVQAIVHQQANELREMEEDHGRNPEVFNDLLRLDHGTALIGRLADSISVLGGGRPGRQWPEPVALYSVLRGAMSRILEYGRIDLSSIAKVNVKGTAVEPVIHAAAELLDNATRYSPPQTKVHVTATEVQTGVCIEIEDAGVSLSEEARARAEGMLERAMAGVDLQDLGEDPRLGLAVVGRLCRTYDMQVSLRASAYGGVRAILVVPSGMLTTEPGVGLAHGIGATAVPQPELGALPGPKRTIKTRRPTSPKFVTPVSAEDDVPEVTEWTANGLPQRRSRVKASLTQRYAEQAAIEQAEREGRPTIWSTARREPEPEPEEKAPEPPPGLWVQAFFDGLKRPSSTALTQPTNEPAHVEADDEGDLK, from the coding sequence ATGGTGAGTGTTCAAACTCCTCCAGGACGCCGTGAACTCCCGTACGCACGCGTGTTGTTGCTGCCCGCCATAGCGATGGCCGCGGCGACCGGGGGCGCCGTCGCACTGGTGACGGCGCCTGCCCGGACGGCTGTCGGCTGGTGCGGCGCCGTCGCCACACTGCTGGTGATCGCGACGGCGGCCGAAGCGATCCGCCGCGGCCGGACCCTGCGCGCCCGGAGCGCGGACCAGGCCCGTCACAGTGCGTATCTGGAACAACGGGTCGCCGCCCACGACGAGGAGATGACCCGCCTCGCCAAGGAGATCCTGCCGACCGCGCTCGAGCTGCTGCGCGGCGGGAATTCCCCCGGAGAGGTGATTGGCCACCTCGGTGACTACGAACCCGCGTGGCGCGAACTTCGCGAAGCGCAACTGTCGTTGCTCAAGAAGCTGCTCACCGTCGTCGACACCGAGGACGTCATGCGCGATGCCGCGCAGCGCTCCTTCGTCAACATCGCCCGCCGCGTCCAGGCCATCGTCCACCAGCAGGCCAACGAACTCCGGGAGATGGAGGAGGACCACGGCCGCAACCCCGAGGTCTTCAACGACCTGCTGCGCCTCGACCACGGCACCGCGCTGATCGGCCGGCTCGCCGACTCGATCTCCGTCCTCGGCGGCGGCCGCCCCGGCCGCCAGTGGCCCGAGCCCGTGGCGCTCTACAGCGTGCTGCGCGGCGCCATGTCCCGGATCCTGGAGTACGGGCGCATCGACCTGTCCTCCATCGCCAAGGTCAACGTCAAGGGCACCGCCGTCGAACCCGTCATCCACGCGGCGGCCGAACTCCTCGACAACGCCACTCGCTACTCGCCGCCGCAGACCAAGGTGCACGTCACCGCCACCGAGGTGCAGACCGGTGTCTGCATCGAGATCGAGGACGCCGGCGTCAGCCTGAGCGAGGAGGCCCGCGCCCGTGCCGAGGGCATGCTGGAGCGGGCCATGGCGGGCGTCGACCTTCAGGACCTCGGAGAGGACCCCCGCCTGGGCCTCGCCGTCGTCGGCCGGCTCTGCCGGACGTACGACATGCAGGTCTCGCTGCGCGCCTCCGCGTACGGCGGGGTCCGGGCCATCCTCGTCGTGCCGAGCGGCATGCTCACCACCGAGCCCGGTGTCGGACTCGCGCACGGCATCGGCGCCACGGCCGTGCCCCAGCCCGAACTCGGGGCCCTTCCCGGCCCCAAGCGCACGATCAAGACGCGTCGCCCCACCAGCCCCAAGTTCGTCACTCCGGTCTCCGCGGAGGACGACGTCCCCGAGGTCACCGAGTGGACCGCCAACGGACTGCCGCAGCGCCGCAGCCGGGTCAAGGCCTCCCTCACCCAGCGGTACGCCGAACAGGCCGCGATCGAGCAGGCCGAACGGGAGGGTCGGCCGACCATCTGGTCGACCGCCCGGCGCGAGCCCGAACCCGAACCCGAGGAGAAGGCGCCCGAGCCCCCGCCCGGCCTGTGGGTCCAGGCGTTCTTCGACGGACTCAAGCGCCCGTCCTCCACCGCATTAACCCAGCCGACCAATGAACCGGCCCACGTCGAGGCCGACGACGAGGGGGACCTCAAGTGA
- the atzF gene encoding allophanate hydrolase encodes MSSTLSRVRAAYARVEAVDRPEIWIDLRPRAQVEAEARRIDELVASGVRLPLAGRLFAVKGNIDVAGLPTTAGCPSYAYRPDADAPVVARLRAAGAVVLGTTNLDQFATGLVGTRSPHGAVRSAHDPARISGGSSSGSAVAVALGIVDFALGTDTAGSGRVPAAFNGIVGLKPTRGLVPITGVVPACASLDCVTVFARTLPEAEQALAHMASPPARDLPALPQRAPGPWRVAVPAREQLLELDEGWAEAYEAAVGQLVTAGATVREIDLGPFTEAAAMLYEGAFVAERYTAVGSFVDKALAANDPSLDATVAGIITRARDIPAHQLFADTDRLAVLRTRALAALADADALLLPTAPGHPTLAEVAADPLGSNARLGRFTNSTNLFDLAAVAVPAGEANGLPFGVMLIGPAFTDERLATIARLLQPQTQLAVVGAHLSGQPLNPQLLSLGARLDRTTTTAPFYRLHALATTPPKPGLVHVGEGGAEIETEVWRLPAEGLGRLLAALPRPMTLGSVHLADGTHVPGFLCEPGALATAEDITQYGGWRSYLDRHPTDE; translated from the coding sequence ATGTCCAGCACTCTCTCCCGTGTCCGCGCCGCCTACGCCCGCGTCGAGGCCGTGGACCGGCCCGAGATCTGGATCGACCTCCGCCCGCGGGCTCAGGTCGAGGCGGAGGCCCGGAGGATCGACGAGCTTGTCGCCTCCGGCGTTCGACTTCCGCTCGCCGGGCGCCTGTTCGCCGTCAAGGGGAACATCGACGTGGCCGGCCTGCCCACGACCGCGGGCTGCCCGTCGTACGCCTACCGGCCCGACGCCGACGCGCCGGTCGTCGCCCGCCTCCGCGCGGCGGGCGCCGTCGTCCTGGGCACCACGAACCTGGACCAGTTCGCGACCGGGCTGGTCGGCACCCGCTCCCCGCACGGCGCCGTACGGAGCGCGCACGACCCGGCCAGGATCAGCGGCGGCTCCAGCTCCGGCTCGGCCGTCGCGGTGGCCCTCGGCATCGTCGACTTCGCGCTGGGCACCGACACCGCGGGCTCGGGCCGCGTCCCGGCCGCCTTCAACGGCATCGTCGGCCTCAAGCCCACCCGGGGCCTGGTCCCGATCACCGGCGTGGTCCCGGCCTGCGCCTCCCTGGACTGTGTGACGGTCTTCGCCCGCACGCTCCCCGAGGCCGAGCAGGCCCTGGCCCACATGGCGTCCCCGCCGGCCCGCGATCTCCCCGCGCTCCCCCAGCGGGCCCCGGGCCCCTGGCGCGTCGCCGTCCCGGCACGGGAACAGCTTCTCGAGCTGGACGAGGGCTGGGCGGAGGCCTACGAGGCGGCCGTGGGCCAGCTCGTCACCGCTGGCGCCACGGTGCGGGAGATCGACCTCGGCCCCTTCACGGAGGCCGCGGCGATGCTGTACGAGGGCGCGTTCGTCGCCGAGCGCTACACAGCCGTAGGGAGCTTTGTCGACAAAGCGCTGGCCGCGAACGACCCGTCTCTCGACGCCACCGTCGCCGGCATCATCACCCGGGCCCGGGACATCCCGGCCCACCAGCTGTTCGCCGACACCGATCGCCTGGCCGTCCTGCGCACCCGGGCGCTGGCCGCGCTCGCCGACGCGGACGCCCTGCTGCTGCCCACCGCACCCGGCCACCCCACCCTCGCCGAGGTGGCCGCCGATCCCCTGGGCTCCAACGCCCGCCTGGGCCGCTTCACCAACTCCACCAACCTCTTCGACCTGGCCGCGGTGGCCGTCCCGGCGGGCGAGGCGAACGGCCTCCCCTTCGGCGTCATGCTGATCGGCCCGGCGTTCACGGACGAACGCCTGGCCACGATCGCCCGGCTGCTCCAGCCGCAGACACAGCTCGCGGTGGTGGGGGCACACCTGTCGGGCCAGCCCCTCAACCCGCAGCTCCTGTCCCTGGGCGCCCGTCTGGACCGCACGACCACCACGGCCCCGTTCTACCGCCTGCACGCGTTGGCAACGACCCCGCCCAAGCCCGGCCTGGTGCACGTGGGCGAGGGCGGCGCGGAGATCGAGACGGAGGTCTGGCGCCTCCCGGCAGAGGGCCTCGGCCGCCTACTGGCCGCACTCCCCCGCCCGATGACCCTGGGCAGCGTGCACCTGGCGGACGGCACCCACGTGCCGGGCTTCCTCTGCGAACCAGGGGCGCTCGCCACCGCGGAGGACATCACCCAGTACGGCGGCTGGCGTTCCTACCTGGACCGTCATCCCACGGACGAGTAG
- a CDS encoding DUF742 domain-containing protein, producing the protein MIPPQRRRRYPKQEPEPYSGPDPEPYSGPAPQPQPLPDADPTHAPDDQQEPEGEKKNPERLYVITGPDGVVRTDLDLVTLIVASADPPASATPEQAALLRLCTAPLSVAELSAYLSLPFSVVTVLVSELLTAELVTARAPVIRKALADRSLLEAVMHGLQKL; encoded by the coding sequence ATGATTCCTCCGCAACGCCGACGGCGATACCCCAAGCAGGAGCCCGAGCCGTATTCCGGGCCTGATCCCGAGCCGTATTCCGGGCCTGCCCCTCAGCCGCAGCCCCTGCCGGACGCCGATCCGACGCACGCGCCGGACGACCAGCAGGAGCCCGAGGGGGAGAAGAAGAACCCCGAGCGGCTCTACGTGATCACCGGACCGGACGGCGTCGTCCGCACCGACCTCGACCTGGTCACGCTGATCGTGGCGAGCGCCGACCCGCCGGCCTCCGCCACGCCCGAGCAGGCGGCGCTGCTGCGGCTGTGCACGGCCCCGCTGTCCGTGGCCGAGTTGTCGGCCTATCTGAGCCTGCCGTTCAGCGTGGTGACCGTGCTGGTCAGCGAGTTGCTGACCGCCGAACTGGTGACGGCGCGGGCCCCGGTCATCCGCAAGGCGCTGGCCGACCGATCCCTTCTCGAAGCGGTGATGCATGGACTTCAAAAACTCTGA
- a CDS encoding roadblock/LC7 domain-containing protein: protein MIQQRGNFDWMLQDLAKGVPGIQMIVVLSADGLRIARHGGDPDTADRVAAACAGLQSLAGAVAQEIPGSEGEMKMVLIEIHGGYFYLMAAGPNAYLAVLSDVRAEPGYMSARMSDLVIRIGAHLTSPPRRNGQTV, encoded by the coding sequence GTGATCCAGCAGCGAGGCAACTTCGACTGGATGCTCCAGGACCTCGCCAAGGGCGTACCGGGCATCCAGATGATCGTGGTGCTCTCCGCCGACGGCCTGCGCATCGCCCGCCACGGCGGCGACCCGGACACCGCCGACCGCGTCGCCGCGGCCTGCGCGGGCCTGCAGAGCCTGGCCGGAGCCGTCGCCCAGGAGATCCCGGGCAGCGAGGGCGAGATGAAGATGGTCCTCATCGAGATCCACGGCGGCTACTTCTACCTGATGGCTGCCGGCCCCAACGCCTATCTCGCGGTGCTGTCCGACGTACGCGCCGAACCGGGCTACATGAGTGCCCGCATGAGTGACCTGGTCATCCGGATCGGCGCGCATCTCACCAGCCCGCCGAGGCGCAACGGGCAGACCGTATGA
- a CDS encoding TetR/AcrR family transcriptional regulator gives MGTAGAQPGRRVGRPRAAQRPDSGLEPRAELLAAAAELFTTLGYGATSTRAVAERAGMRQASMYHYVSGKEELLAQLLESTVTPSLAYARELLADDTAPAEDRLWELCRGDVEVLCEGTHNLGGLYLLPEVRAERFAGFHAVRAELKDAYRQLIAATAAGGALAKSALDLRTDLVFGLIEGVILVHRSDPERPVSVFAEATADAALRIVGV, from the coding sequence ATGGGGACAGCGGGTGCACAACCGGGTCGACGGGTCGGCCGGCCACGAGCCGCGCAGCGGCCGGACAGCGGGCTGGAGCCACGTGCGGAACTCCTCGCGGCCGCCGCGGAGTTGTTCACCACCCTCGGCTACGGGGCCACCTCCACCAGGGCGGTCGCCGAACGCGCCGGCATGCGTCAGGCGTCCATGTATCACTACGTCTCCGGCAAGGAGGAGCTGCTCGCCCAGCTCCTGGAGTCCACGGTCACGCCCTCGCTGGCCTACGCCCGCGAGCTTCTCGCCGACGACACGGCCCCGGCCGAGGACCGGCTGTGGGAGCTGTGCCGGGGGGACGTGGAAGTGCTCTGCGAGGGGACGCACAACCTCGGCGGCCTCTATCTGCTGCCTGAGGTGCGTGCCGAGCGGTTCGCCGGTTTCCATGCCGTGCGCGCTGAACTCAAGGACGCCTACCGGCAGTTGATCGCCGCGACGGCGGCCGGTGGCGCGCTCGCCAAGAGTGCGCTCGACCTCCGCACGGACCTGGTGTTCGGGCTCATCGAGGGCGTCATCCTCGTCCACCGCTCCGACCCCGAGCGGCCCGTTTCGGTGTTCGCGGAGGCGACGGCGGACGCGGCCCTGCGCATCGTCGGGGTCTGA